AATGAATTTGCAGGAGTCTGGCACTTCGATCAGATGCTCCTCAATCATGGGGTTGCTGCATGATGAAGAATCACAGCATTAGGTCTGTCTTGGTTAGGGTTGAAATGCAGGCTAAGCTGGATTTGGTTAGGCCGTTTGTTTTGGAGTAGTTCTTATGCGTGATGAAGGATTTGGTGGTTCTTTCTGGAATGGGTTTTTCTTTTGCATGATGAAGAATTACAATACCTATTCCCACTCTTTGTTGACGTTGAAACGCAGCCTTTTTCTTTGGTGGTTGTTCTGGGATAATTGTTTCCTTTCTACAAGGTTTCATTGCTTTTACTGAATTGGGTGGTGATGACATTTTTTAACTTGAAGAAATTATGGTAGTATTTTCTTGTTATGATTTTAGGTTCGGTGCCAAGCAACTCTTCAATCGAGGTAAAATAGTTCTTACCATTCAGCAGTTCTTTGCTTCTATTCAATTTCCATACATCTTTCAttcaatatttagttttttaggGATACCTGATTTTTAAACATTCCTCTGAAAGCCCTTTGGGTGGTGGTTTCTTTGCCAATATGGTTTTCAACTCTCACATTGGCTGCTTTTAAACACAGCCACAATGACTAGTTGAGCTgctataaaaataacaaaatggcAAAGGACCTGGACAAAGAAAGAGGTTTAACACCACTGTGGCTTCACCTACGTCATCCAAGAAATTTAAGATGGGACCTTGTATGCCACAGAAGGTGGGCATGGCAGACAAGCTGATAAAAGATGGGCTAGTCATTAAAATGATGTCAAAGCAAAGAAAGAGGTTAAACACCCCATGCATATGGAAATGATGTCAAAGCTAAATGGATGGAACCATGACAAAAAGGTTCAATACCCTAGCTTTGAAAAACAAGCAACATTagtcattaaaatgataaaagctGCAAATGCAAGGTAGATATTCCTtatgagaacaaaaaaaaggtCCAACATCACAAAACATAATACAGGACAGATTTTAGCTAATCAAAACGATCTAGTCTATCCAAATTCCAGCCCATAGCATACAGTTTGCAACTCAGTAATGGTAAAGAAACACCAGAAATCAAAACATGAATCTTTAAGCATAAAGACTAATAAGAGAGATTAAACTGCAAAATCAAAGTCACATCTACTGAACTTGTATAAAAACTATGCCTGGAGGACATACCAAGAAAATTGACCCCATGGTATTAGGCACTGGAAGCTGCTTGGGCTGCGAGTCTCTTCTGGGCCTCCTCAATAATGGACAGCTTGATACCCTTGCCCTTGGGAAGAGTCACCCAGGGCTTTGTACCTTTGCCAATGATGAACACATTTCCCAAACGTGTTGCAAACTCATGCCCAGTGGCATCCTGGACATGGATGGTCTCAAAGCTGCCCTTACGCTTCTCCCTGTTCTTAATGACTCCAACACGTCCTCTGTTCCTTCCACCCGTCACCATGACAACATTCCCAACATCAAACTTTATGAAATCGGTGATCTTGTTGCTCTCCAAATCTAGCTTGATAGTGTCGTTGGCCTTAATCAGAGGATCAGGGTAGCGGATGGTTCGCCCATCATAAGTGTTGAGATATGGGATTCCCTTCTGTCCAAACTGCACAGACCTCACCTTGCAGAGCTTAAACTGCAAGAATGACAAATAACATTGCATCAGAGCCTAAATGCCTAAATCAGTTTAGTACAAACTGTGCATCCACAAAGTAGGAgattcttttctcttttgaaGAATATCTTTTATGTACAATATTTTCAAGTACCATCAAATATAATATCACATCAActcaatcatataaattttttttataactgaTGAACCTCTCATGGTCAAGCCCTTAGAACTCTCtatggggacccaaaccttaAACCTTAGGGTGTTGACCATCTTGCGATAACCAACACCGGGTAAATTCAAAGTATTATCAGTGATAGGAATCGAACCCAAAACCATGTGTCACTTATTAGGACCACAATTCCCAGTATTCGCCCCGATAACTAACGGAAATCAATTCAAtcatataataaaacataatcttATAAAATAGATCAGCTAAACTCAACTACTACTCCAAGCCAACTGATCTTTGATCTCCAGTTATTATACACTTAAGGAATATGATTTCATCATCTAGAGAACAGACTATACCAAGTTTAAATTTAACTTACaggaaattcaaaataatcCTCTCAAAACTAAAGAGAATACAAATCGAACACCTACCTTAGCCTCTTCATCCCTAATTGAGTGGAGACGAAACCGGCCCTTGGTGTCGTAAAGCAGGCGGAAGTTCTCATTTGTTTTAGGAATTGACACAACATCTGGAATGAGCAAGTAAAATAAGTTATCCTAACTTGTCTTCGATCAAGCAAATCGAACACTATGCTCATAAAGAAGCTAAAACATTCTCACATAATAGAGAGAATACATCTTGACATCATTATGTGATATTTCTCATTGCAAAGTTACAAAGATTGTGTGAAAAAAGGCTCTCAAAAAGAAATATGCAAAGAATAATTGGCTGTATATTGGTTGGAGTGTGAATACCCATGAAGCCTGAGGGATATGTCTTATCAGTCCTGACCTTCCCATCAACCAAAACATGACGTTGCATCAAAATGGCAATGACCTCACGATATGTGAGAGCATACTTCAACCTGTTCCTCAGGATAAGGATCAAGGGCAAGCACTCCCTTGACTTATGAGGTCCAGAAGATGGCTTGGGAGCCTGTATGGCAGATTATAAGACATTAAAGCAAAACAAGTAAAACCTGAGGGTCTAACATTATTAAGTAATGGAAACACACTGTGAAAAGCTTATCACTTACAAAAGCACCCCCAAGTTTGTCAAGCATCCAATGCTTTGGGGCATTAAGCctcttcaaatgtttctttaaCCCTCGTGCCTGTAATGTGCCAAAAATGTAGAGGTTCAACAACCAACAGAACAAGAAAAATGGGGAAACTAATATGAAGGTCACATTCAAATATTCCTGTAAGTCATTCAAAGATGCTAGCTGAAAACTATAAGCTACATTAAAAAATGGCAGGTTATATATTATCCTTAATCCACTTCCAATCAGGAATGAAAAACTTTATGAAAAACACATGGTATCTAATCCAGTATCAGCGATTTCTTCTTTCTAAATCCAATCAACAGGCCATAAAGTCCACCCCCTTCCTGATAAAATCAGCAAAAGGAAAAACACAAGTAAATTCTACAAACCTGGCTTATTTTTATGCCCAGTAAGGTGGGCTTGCCATGTTCGATCCTTAGTTTTGTGCCGTACAAGTGTACCAAGAGCAAGagatttccattttctttttccaggtCATTTTCAATGTTCAATAATATTTTGGCTTGCCAAACAGCCTAATCCTCTCATTCCCAATCCGACAACCAACCATTTCTACTTGCTATTTATTGACAAAACCCCGTTTGGCTGCTTAGAAAAGTGAGGAAAGCAGAAATTATCCaagtttttaatggttttttccCACGACTAAACATTAAACTGAGTTTTTCAGGTTCTCCATTT
The sequence above is drawn from the Vitis riparia cultivar Riparia Gloire de Montpellier isolate 1030 chromosome 6, EGFV_Vit.rip_1.0, whole genome shotgun sequence genome and encodes:
- the LOC117916100 gene encoding 40S ribosomal protein S4, which produces MARGLKKHLKRLNAPKHWMLDKLGGAFAPKPSSGPHKSRECLPLILILRNRLKYALTYREVIAILMQRHVLVDGKVRTDKTYPSGFMDVVSIPKTNENFRLLYDTKGRFRLHSIRDEEAKFKLCKVRSVQFGQKGIPYLNTYDGRTIRYPDPLIKANDTIKLDLESNKITDFIKFDVGNVVMVTGGRNRGRVGVIKNREKRKGSFETIHVQDATGHEFATRLGNVFIIGKGTKPWVTLPKGKGIKLSIIEEAQKRLAAQAASSA